In the genome of Sphingomonas naphthae, one region contains:
- a CDS encoding DUF2585 domain-containing protein produces MTGPDIFRRRHAIAAAAVVAATGLIEWLMARPPICRCGRVRLWAREVQGPENSQQIADWYSLSHIVHGLLFYGALRLVLPRLAWGWRLVVAVGIEAAWELAENSPVIIDRYRAATMAFGYSGDSILNSLSDIACMMVGFVVARRLPAWGSVLLVVALELIALAAIRDNLALNVLMLVHPVDAVRVWQAG; encoded by the coding sequence ATGACCGGACCCGATATCTTCCGCCGCCGCCATGCTATCGCCGCCGCTGCCGTCGTGGCCGCGACCGGGCTGATCGAATGGCTGATGGCCCGCCCGCCGATCTGCCGCTGCGGGCGGGTGCGGCTGTGGGCGAGGGAGGTGCAGGGGCCGGAGAACAGCCAGCAGATCGCCGACTGGTACAGCCTCAGCCACATCGTCCACGGGCTGCTGTTCTACGGCGCCCTGCGGCTGGTGCTGCCGCGTCTGGCCTGGGGCTGGCGTCTGGTCGTCGCGGTGGGGATCGAGGCGGCGTGGGAGCTGGCCGAGAACAGCCCGGTCATCATCGACCGCTACCGCGCCGCGACCATGGCCTTCGGCTATTCGGGCGACAGCATCCTCAATTCACTGAGCGACATCGCCTGCATGATGGTGGGCTTCGTCGTCGCGCGGCGCCTGCCGGCGTGGGGATCGGTGCTGCTGGTGGTGGCGCTGGAACTGATCGCTTTGGCCGCGATCCGCGACAATCTGGCGCTCAACGTGCTGATGCTGGTGCACCCGGTGGATGCGGTGCGGGTGTGGCAGGCGGGTTAG
- a CDS encoding UrcA family protein, translating to MFKTILVPLIAAPLFAAAAAPAFAATPVTEPTAVRVATADLDLASAAGKKTLAKRISSAVNAVCQAPTDYRDLTALQHSMDCKVRAETAAQVHLASILELRETQLAEAGSPAHGG from the coding sequence ATGTTCAAGACCATCCTCGTCCCGCTGATCGCCGCCCCGCTGTTCGCAGCGGCCGCCGCGCCCGCCTTCGCCGCTACGCCGGTGACCGAGCCGACCGCTGTGCGCGTCGCCACCGCCGATCTCGATCTCGCCTCGGCCGCCGGCAAGAAGACGCTCGCCAAGCGCATCTCGAGCGCCGTCAACGCCGTCTGTCAGGCGCCGACCGACTATCGCGACCTGACCGCGCTCCAGCACAGCATGGATTGCAAGGTGCGCGCCGAGACGGCCGCGCAGGTGCATCTGGCGAGCATCCTGGAACTGCGCGAGACGCAGCTCGCCGAGGCCGGATCGCCGGCGCACGGCGGCTGA
- a CDS encoding S10 family peptidase produces MIRRFAAALMFTSLLTAAVPAAAQDKGAPKKEAPAPKKSDDSDLPPLPADRTVRQQAVIGGRSIAYDATVGTIPVRDAKGKIAGEVVFTAYTMPGAARGSRPVTFAFNGGPGASSVYLNLGAIGPKRVQFGAQGDSPSDSPVLTDNPASWLDFTDIVFIDPVGTGFSRSLVDEEQTKKLFYSAKPDIEYLSRVIYDWLLRNGRLTSPKYLAGESYGGYRVPRVAYHLQSQLGVGLNGLVLVSPYLDPTALRAQGTALSPLPYMATLPSMAAANLERKGQLSPAALQEVEDYTRGEYIVDLLRGRSDPAAVERLTTRVSAYTGLDPKIVRQLQGRVDLGTFLREIHRGEKKIGSVYDSNVTAYDPFPEKADSDSNDPILDALIAPTTSAMVDFVTTTVGWKVDARYNALSYDVNRMWVRDNSDTPVQDLRKAMAADPKMRVIVAHGMDDLSCPFFASRLIIDQLPVMGDPNRVKLSLYAGGHMFYSRPASGQAFREDIRGMMAR; encoded by the coding sequence ATGATTCGCCGTTTCGCCGCCGCGCTGATGTTCACCTCTCTGCTGACCGCCGCCGTGCCGGCCGCCGCGCAGGACAAGGGCGCGCCCAAGAAGGAGGCGCCCGCGCCGAAGAAAAGCGACGACAGCGATCTGCCGCCGCTGCCCGCCGACCGTACCGTCCGCCAGCAGGCGGTGATCGGCGGCCGGTCGATCGCCTATGACGCCACGGTCGGCACGATCCCGGTGCGCGATGCCAAGGGCAAGATCGCGGGCGAGGTGGTGTTCACCGCTTATACGATGCCGGGCGCGGCGCGCGGATCGCGGCCGGTCACCTTCGCCTTCAACGGCGGGCCGGGGGCGTCGTCGGTCTATCTCAACCTCGGCGCGATCGGGCCGAAGCGGGTGCAGTTCGGCGCGCAGGGCGACAGCCCGTCGGACAGCCCGGTGCTGACCGACAATCCCGCCTCCTGGCTCGACTTCACCGATATCGTCTTCATCGATCCGGTCGGCACCGGCTTCTCGCGCTCGCTGGTGGACGAGGAGCAGACCAAGAAGCTGTTCTATTCGGCCAAGCCCGACATCGAATATCTGTCGCGCGTGATCTACGATTGGCTGCTCCGCAACGGGCGGCTGACCTCGCCCAAATATCTCGCGGGCGAAAGCTATGGCGGCTACCGCGTGCCGCGTGTCGCCTACCATCTTCAGAGCCAGCTCGGCGTCGGGCTGAACGGGCTGGTGCTGGTGTCGCCCTATCTCGATCCGACCGCGTTGCGCGCGCAGGGCACGGCGCTGTCGCCCTTGCCCTATATGGCCACCCTGCCGTCGATGGCGGCGGCCAATCTGGAGCGCAAGGGCCAGCTCAGCCCGGCGGCGTTGCAGGAGGTGGAGGATTATACGCGCGGCGAATATATCGTCGATCTGCTGCGCGGCCGCTCCGATCCGGCGGCGGTCGAGCGGCTGACGACGCGCGTGTCGGCCTATACGGGCCTCGATCCGAAGATCGTGCGCCAGTTGCAGGGCCGGGTCGATCTCGGCACCTTCCTGCGCGAGATCCATCGTGGCGAGAAGAAGATCGGCTCGGTCTACGACAGCAATGTCACCGCCTACGATCCCTTCCCCGAAAAGGCCGACAGCGACAGCAACGACCCCATCCTCGACGCGCTGATCGCGCCGACGACGAGCGCGATGGTCGATTTCGTCACCACCACGGTCGGCTGGAAGGTGGACGCGCGCTACAATGCGCTGTCCTACGATGTGAATCGCATGTGGGTGCGCGACAACAGCGACACGCCGGTGCAGGATCTGCGCAAGGCGATGGCGGCCGACCCCAAGATGCGGGTGATCGTGGCGCACGGCATGGACGACCTGTCCTGCCCCTTTTTCGCCAGCCGGCTCATCATCGATCAGCTGCCGGTGATGGGCGATCCCAACCGCGTGAAGCTGTCGCTCTATGCCGGCGGCCACATGTTCTACAGCCGGCCGGCGAGCGGGCAGGCGTTCCGGGAAGATATCCGGGGGATGATGGCGCGTTAG
- a CDS encoding aminoglycoside phosphotransferase family protein: MRDDGPGTPIGRGTSSEVYRRADGRVVKLYGTEVPDALIAREEAASRHAAACGLPVAAASARIEVDGRRGLLFDYVEGRTVLAVTGRAPWGIARAFARMARAQAAIHSRRPPRDMRRQRDVTELQIVHSGCDMATRSAALARLTRLGASGGIDRLCHGDFHPGNVIDTPAGLVVIDWGRASAGQPLADLARTELLIRFGAFPSGNALRRGAVALCRELAARWYVWCYARAAGISPAAVAPWRLPMAVAWSRGLRSTRDDAFAAFVAREVAAAEAPAVERRPGWRTALLRARWQATLGVSILLLGCDPGFAFG, translated from the coding sequence ATGAGAGACGACGGACCCGGCACGCCGATCGGGCGTGGCACCAGTTCCGAAGTGTATCGCCGGGCCGACGGCCGGGTGGTCAAATTATACGGCACCGAGGTTCCCGACGCGCTGATCGCGCGCGAGGAGGCCGCCTCGCGCCATGCCGCCGCCTGCGGCCTGCCCGTGGCGGCCGCCAGCGCGCGGATCGAGGTGGACGGGCGGCGGGGCCTGCTGTTCGATTATGTCGAGGGCCGTACCGTTCTGGCCGTCACTGGCCGTGCGCCGTGGGGCATCGCCCGCGCCTTCGCCCGCATGGCCCGCGCCCAGGCCGCGATCCACAGCCGCCGCCCGCCGCGCGACATGCGCCGCCAGCGCGACGTCACCGAATTGCAGATCGTCCATTCCGGCTGCGACATGGCGACCCGCTCGGCCGCCCTCGCCCGCCTCACCCGGCTGGGCGCAAGTGGCGGGATCGACCGGCTGTGCCATGGCGATTTCCACCCCGGCAACGTGATCGACACCCCCGCCGGGCTGGTCGTGATCGATTGGGGGCGCGCCTCGGCCGGCCAGCCGCTCGCCGATCTGGCCCGCACCGAATTGCTGATCCGCTTCGGCGCCTTCCCCAGCGGCAACGCACTGCGGCGCGGGGCGGTGGCGCTCTGCCGCGAGCTGGCGGCACGCTGGTACGTGTGGTGCTACGCCCGCGCCGCCGGCATATCCCCGGCCGCCGTCGCGCCGTGGCGCCTGCCGATGGCGGTCGCCTGGAGCCGGGGCCTGCGCTCGACCCGCGACGACGCCTTCGCCGCCTTCGTCGCCCGCGAGGTCGCGGCGGCCGAAGCGCCGGCGGTGGAGCGGCGCCCCGGCTGGCGCACCGCCCTCCTCCGCGCCCGCTGGCAGGCGACGCTCGGCGTCTCGATCCTGCTGCTGGGGTGCGATCCGGGATTCGCGTTTGGTTGA
- a CDS encoding chemotaxis protein CheA, protein MDDLLTEFIAETRETMEALAGEVVAWEAAPGDRERLDAIFRFVHTVKGSCGFLDLPRLGKLSHAAEDVLADVRANRRMPDARLVSAVLGVIDRIGELTDAMETGVAVSHHEDEQLIAALAEQAGPADAPEGATPNTVQPSTARTMARSIRLPVDLLDRMMAGVSDLVLARNELGRKLRDGNDETGTEAAFERLSLTIGEIREAITRTRMARIDNLFSALPRLVRDLCADLGKRVSLDIDGGDVELDREMIEMIRDPLTHIVRNAIDHGIELPEVRERTGKPAAGRLRIGARQSGNQILIDVIDDGRGVDADRLLEKALMAGQVSTDQALQMNWQQKLELMFLPGLSTAGAVTAISGRGVGMDVVRANIERIGGLVDIESRVGAGLKLTLRVPLTLTIIPALTIQTGDQRFAVPRSAIEEIVRVGGNAVTMEKMGDANVARIRGRRLPVVALGAFMGLEGQGASRPIAGVLVVVRAGGGERFALLVDQVMDHEELVVKPAAPAIMAAGVFAGTTLPDNSRPMLLLDVAGIAAVAGVASAEREEERAEAAVVEVPPTLLFRDLDGVDRAIRLALVERIEDVPTASIAMSGGRLRMAQDGRIVAIATCGAPLPDDRVRLLRLSDGATQVGYAIDRVNDIVELAGDPVPAAAPGPVLGVLAHEGRPVELLDPFWLFAEPAASAPAASHHPAAKPLCLLADASDPWTRQVLGPLIAAAGYRVAFDADGEAPADVVIASWGASAPAGGGAPVVRIRPQAEPQGDDSIYRYDRAALLDALRTSVGGGR, encoded by the coding sequence ATGGACGACCTGCTGACAGAGTTCATTGCCGAAACGCGCGAGACGATGGAGGCGCTGGCCGGCGAGGTCGTCGCGTGGGAGGCGGCGCCCGGCGATCGCGAGCGGCTGGATGCGATCTTCCGCTTCGTCCACACGGTGAAGGGCAGCTGCGGCTTCCTCGATCTGCCGCGCCTCGGCAAATTGAGCCACGCGGCCGAGGATGTGCTGGCCGACGTGCGCGCCAACCGCCGCATGCCCGATGCCCGCCTCGTTTCGGCCGTGCTGGGCGTGATCGACCGGATCGGCGAGCTGACCGACGCGATGGAGACCGGCGTCGCCGTCTCCCATCACGAGGACGAGCAATTGATCGCCGCGCTTGCCGAACAGGCCGGGCCCGCCGACGCGCCCGAAGGCGCCACCCCCAATACCGTCCAGCCCAGCACCGCGCGCACCATGGCGCGCAGCATCCGCCTGCCGGTCGATCTGCTCGATCGCATGATGGCGGGCGTGTCCGATCTGGTGCTGGCCCGCAACGAACTCGGCCGCAAACTGCGCGACGGCAATGACGAGACCGGCACCGAGGCCGCGTTCGAGCGCCTCTCGCTCACCATCGGCGAGATCCGCGAGGCGATCACCCGCACCCGCATGGCGCGGATCGACAATCTCTTCTCGGCGCTGCCCCGTCTCGTCCGCGATCTGTGCGCCGATCTCGGCAAGCGCGTGTCGCTCGATATTGACGGCGGCGACGTCGAACTCGATCGCGAGATGATCGAGATGATCCGCGATCCGCTGACGCATATCGTCCGCAACGCGATCGATCACGGCATCGAACTGCCCGAGGTGCGCGAGCGCACCGGCAAGCCCGCCGCCGGGCGCCTGCGCATCGGCGCGCGCCAGTCGGGCAACCAGATCCTGATCGACGTGATCGACGACGGGCGCGGCGTGGATGCCGATCGCCTGCTCGAAAAGGCGCTGATGGCGGGGCAGGTCTCGACCGATCAGGCGCTCCAGATGAACTGGCAGCAGAAACTCGAACTGATGTTCCTGCCCGGCCTCTCCACCGCCGGTGCCGTCACCGCCATTTCCGGGCGCGGCGTCGGCATGGACGTGGTGCGCGCCAATATCGAGCGGATCGGCGGCCTCGTCGATATCGAGAGCCGGGTCGGCGCGGGGCTGAAGCTCACCCTGCGCGTGCCGCTCACCCTCACCATCATTCCCGCCCTTACCATCCAGACCGGCGACCAGCGCTTCGCCGTGCCGCGCTCGGCGATCGAGGAGATCGTGCGCGTCGGCGGCAATGCCGTCACGATGGAGAAGATGGGCGACGCCAATGTCGCGCGCATCCGCGGCCGCCGCCTGCCGGTGGTGGCGCTGGGCGCCTTCATGGGCCTCGAAGGGCAGGGGGCGTCCCGCCCGATCGCCGGCGTGCTGGTCGTCGTCCGCGCGGGCGGCGGCGAGCGGTTCGCGCTCTTGGTCGATCAGGTCATGGATCATGAGGAACTGGTGGTGAAGCCCGCCGCGCCCGCGATCATGGCCGCCGGGGTCTTCGCCGGCACCACCCTGCCCGACAACAGCCGGCCGATGCTGCTGCTCGACGTGGCCGGCATCGCCGCTGTCGCCGGGGTCGCCTCGGCCGAGCGCGAGGAGGAGCGCGCCGAGGCCGCCGTCGTCGAGGTGCCGCCGACCCTGCTGTTCCGCGATCTCGACGGCGTCGATCGCGCCATCCGCCTCGCGCTCGTCGAGCGCATCGAGGATGTGCCGACCGCGTCGATCGCGATGAGCGGCGGGCGGCTGCGCATGGCGCAGGACGGCCGCATCGTCGCCATCGCCACCTGCGGCGCGCCGCTGCCCGACGATCGCGTGCGGCTGCTCCGCCTGTCGGACGGCGCCACGCAGGTCGGCTATGCGATCGATCGGGTCAACGATATCGTCGAACTGGCGGGCGATCCCGTGCCCGCCGCCGCCCCCGGCCCGGTGCTGGGCGTGCTGGCCCACGAGGGGCGTCCGGTCGAACTGCTCGATCCCTTCTGGCTCTTCGCCGAGCCCGCCGCCTCGGCGCCGGCCGCGAGCCATCATCCGGCCGCCAAGCCGCTCTGCCTGCTGGCCGACGCGAGCGACCCGTGGACCCGGCAGGTGCTGGGGCCGCTGATCGCCGCCGCCGGCTACCGCGTCGCCTTCGATGCCGATGGCGAGGCGCCGGCCGACGTGGTGATCGCCTCGTGGGGGGCGTCCGCGCCCGCCGGCGGTGGCGCGCCGGTCGTCCGCATCCGCCCGCAGGCCGAGCCGCAGGGCGACGACAGCATCTATCGCTACGATCGCGCGGCCCTGCTCGATGCGTTGCGCACCAGCGTG